Below is a genomic region from Pseudanabaena sp. PCC 6802.
ATTCATTAATGTAGTACAGCACTAGAAAAACGAGAGTGCTCAGATTTTTGTGTAAGCGAGAAATAAGGTCAGTAATTTAAACGTCCTGGGAATAGGATAGCAAAATATGACAACGCTGCCTTCCAATCTTTAAGGGGGCGAGTCCAACGCTTGGCAATGTTATGCATGGCCAAGAACATGAGCTTGAAGACAGATTCCTCATCGGGGAAGACAGCCTTGGTTTTAATCACCTTGCGCAGGGAGCGATTGAGGGATTCAATGGCATTGGTAGTGTAGATGACTTTGCGGATGTCCATGGGATAGTCAAAGATGGGGATAATGTTCTGCCAATGGCGCAGCCAGATTTGGCTAATCGCGGGGTATAGGCGATCCCACTTGGCGGCAAAAGCCTCAAGCGCAGCTTCGGCTTCTGCCAAAGTGGCAGCATGATAAATGGGCTTGAGGTCAGCCACAACAGCTTTAGCGTCTTTCCAGGGCACATGACGCAAACAGTTGCGGATCAGATGCACAATACATAGTTGCACCTGGGTTTGCGGGAAAACAGCCTCAATCGCCTGGGGGAATCCCACTAAGCCATCGCAACAGGCAATCAGAATGTCCTTGACCCCACGGTTTTTGAGGTCAGTCAGCACCTTGAGCCAGAACTTAGCGCCTTCGGATTCCACCTCCCCAATCCACAGCCCAAGCAATTCTTTGTTGCCCTCAACCGTAATACCCAAGACGACATAGACCGCTCGCTTGCTCACCCGACCCGACACCTTGATATTCACGTAGAGGGCATCGAGGTAAATGATGGGATATACAGGTTCCAGGGGACGGCACTGCCAAGCCTTGACCTCGTCGCTAACTGCATCAGTGACCTCACTGATGAGTGCGGCGGAGATCTTGGCACCATAGAGTTCTTCGAGTTGAGCACTAATGTCTCGGGTGCTTAATCCCCGTGCATACATAGCCAGGATTTTCTCATCGAGTCCTGCTATTCGCCTTTGGTGTTTCGGTACCAGCACGGGGTCAAACTCGCCGTTACGGTCTCGCGGTATCGACAACTCCATTTCGCCCTGTTGCGACTGCACCGTCTTCTGCGAGTAGCCATTGCGGCTGTTGCGTCGCACAACTTCGTCTTCTACCGCTTCCTCTCCCTTAGGCGTGCTTGATTTGAGGTGATGGCTCAGCTCTCCCGTGAGCGCTCGCTCGATTAGTCGTTGACTCAGTTGCTTCAGTAAGCCCGATTCTCCTAGAATGTCCTCGGGGCTATGGCACTCTGACACCAACTCGTCTAGTAGTTCATCTGTACGATTAGTTGCTTGTTTGCCTCTTAACATGTTGCGGTCTCCTTGGTTTTTGTGATTCTAGACCGCTTACACAAAATTCTGATCAGTCTCGAAAAACTCATTACAAGGGAATACTCCAAATAAGCTTTTTGAATAAACATCTATATGTCCATTGAAATTCAGGATGAATATGCGTTCGCCTTAGATAGCTTGATACCCACATTGAAAAGCTCATATGAGAAGATGAAGCTATCATGTGCTTCTAATGGCAGTTTCGATTATTCTCAAGCCATCATTAATCGGCTACGTGCCTTTTATTTTTCACAATCAGGAATGAAAGATTTTCTTGATAAGAAAGTTGCTCAAGCAGGTTCGGATTTTTTTGTAGAAACAATTTTATTCTTTCTGAAGTTGTTCAATGATGTGGAAAACCTTGGTCTTGAAATTAAGTCAGAACAAACTAGACTTTATTGGAAATAGGAGTGATAAAATTTAATCGCAATTCCTCTTTATCTGCGAGGATTTAGCCAGCCGTCACCTGGCGGTGAGTGACCCTGAAGTTATGTAATCCACAGGCAGTTTCCATCACTATATCCACATATTGTGCCTTGCGATTGCGGAAGGGATCGCGCACGATGCGCGCACGCTTCACCCCACTGAGATGATGTTCAACTATGATGCGTTGACTCGAAATCTCGCGATTACGCTCCTTTGCGGCTGTAGTTAACTCCCCTCCACGCGGTTTCTTCTTCGGTTGCAATATATTGCTCCGGCAATGAAAAAGAAAGCATAGGATAATAGAAGTAAAGGCACAAGGAGGTTTGACATGGATAAACCAGATGGCCGACACCTATCGATAGAAACGCAAAATTACCTTCGACAGCAAGCGATCCGGTTGCGAGAACAAGGGAAACGAGTATGTGATATTAGTGAGTACCTGGGGATTCATCGTAACACGATTACGGAGTGGTGGTGGGCGTATCAAGATTACGGAGAAGCAGCCCTGTTTCAGCAGCGACGAGGACGAGAGGTAGGGGAAGGGCGCAGTTTAAGTGCCTCAGAGGAAACAACGATTGAAGCAATGCTGCGGGGACACAGCCCGGAGGAATACCAGATCGAGAGCGCCTTGTGGACTAGACAAGCCGTGCAAATACTAATCGAGCAAGAATTAGGAGTGGAGATGCCGATACGCACAGTGGGGGAATATCTCAAACGATGGGGCTACAGCCCCCAGAAGCCGATCGAACGTGCCTATGAGCAAGACCCCGCTGCCGTGAAACACTGGTTACAGGAAGAATATCCCGCGATTGAGCAACGGGCACAAGCAGAAGGTGCCGAAATCGAGTGGGGAGATGAATCGGGACTCAGTTCTGATGAGTATGGAGGGCGAGGTTATGCACCCAAGGGACATCCCCCTGAAATTCGTCCTAGTAAACGCGAGCGGACACGGTTGAATTTCATTGCTAGCATCAGTAATCAAGGCACGATTCAATTTATGCTTTACACCTGTACCTTGACAGCCCCAGTATTTATTGAATTTCTGCAACGGTTGATTGACAAGCGTTCAAGCAAACTGTTTTGGATCGTGGATCGCCATCCCGTCCATCGAGAGCGCCCCGTGCAGCAATGGTTAGAACAGCACTCCCAGGAGATCGAGTTATTTTATTTGCCTTCCTATGCGCCGCAGTTGAATCCAGTAGAGTATTTCAATGGTGATGTGAAACAGGGAGTTCACGCCAAACCTCTGACGCGAAACCTGGGTCAATTAAAACATAGATTGCTATCTCAACTGCAGAAATTGCAGAGATTGCCTGCCCACATTAGGAGTTACTTTAAGCATCCATCTATTATTTATGCTGCTCTATAGATTGCATTCTATTTTATTGCCAAGGCAATAGTTACCCCCTCAGGTGCATATCCCTGAAATCCCGTATCTTGCCACAGGCTACTCCCTGTTGGAAATTGATACCCCTCTTCGTCTGCCAGTTTCTTGTCATGCTTCTTGCCTGCTACCGTCTGCGAGAGATATTTTACCTTCCCGCCGCGGATGCGTTCGCTGATGATGTTGTTCTTCACCGTCGTGCCTTTTTTTCCGAGTGCCTGATTCAACACTCCTGTTAAGCGATGTATCCATTCATGCGCTTGCGCTTGCCCAATCCCAAACAAATATCCTTGCACCTCCTGCGTGGGATATTGTCGAAAGTAAAACAGGATAAACAGCAGTTTGTCTTGCGTTTCGTGCAGTTCTGCCTTGCGCCCTCCTCCATATCTGCGCACTCGACTGTCCCGCTTCTTGTAATGCTGGTTTAGATAGTCTTGCCATGCCTGCTCAAAGCTTCCGAGTAATTGCTCAAATTCTGGCAAGCTTAGTCCTGTTAAACTTTGTAATATCCTCGGCTTGTTTTGTAGCTCTTTATAGCTCAGCATGGCTTCATGGTTGCCTCTAGACATAAAGCAATCGTATCAGCTTCTGTCTTAACTTATTGCCGATAAAGTCTATTGATTTTATCTCGTCAAAATTGTGCAAAAGAAGAGCAAAGTACCATGTAAAGGATCAACTGGGAAAATTTCATCTTTAAATAGCGAAACTTATTCCTCATTCTCATAACTGGTGTGAGTCAAAAATACGAGCTAAATCTGCATAACTATTATTTAGACTGAATTTTTTCTGCCTAACTAACCCATAGAGGCATATAGCCAGACGATATTCTGCCTAAGATCCCAAATTTGGGGATATAGGCTGAAATATATCTGCCTATACAGCATATCAGTCTGAGTTGGCAACGTAAACGTTGTTAGAAATTCAGGCTGGATTTGGATTAAGAGAGTTTAGATTGATTTTTGGTTAGTATTTTAGGCAGAACTCCCGCATTTTACAGAACATGCGATCGCGCCATTAGCACCACCAAATTGCCACTATAGTTTTTACAACCTGGACAAAGAGCAAATGGCAAGCCGATCGTTCTAGGTTTGCTGGCAACAGCGTAGAATAGCTTGTGGTGCAGTCATGCCATAGCCAGTAACTAGAAAGCCCAATGTCAAAAATTACAGGTATAGGATGGCTAGCAGCCGCTTTGTTAGTGGCTGCGCCCATCTACGCCCATGAGGTCGAAATCTCTGGTGAAGTCGGTGCCACCCTGCATATAGAGCCAGACGATCGCGCCAAAGCGGGAGAACCAACGCAGGTGTGGTTCGCGCTTACTGAAAAAGGGGGAAAGGTAATTCCCTTGTCAGAATGCGATTGCAAGCTCAAAGTATATACAGGCAAGCAAACGGATAAACCTCTAGTAGAGCCACCCCTCAAAGCGATCGCAGTAGAACAATATCAAGGTATCCCCGGTGCAGAAGTAACTTTTCCCAATGTGGGAGCATATAAACTCGAACTCAGCGGCAGCCCCAAGTCCGGTGCTAAATTTTCCCCGTTTAACTTGAGTTATGACGTAGTAGTAGCGGGAAAAGTAGAGACAGCCAAAGAGTCGCCCAAACCCGAACAAAAACCAGCGGAAACAGAGAACAAATCGGGAAATAAGGCAGAAAAACTCAGCGAAGTATCCAGACAAACTGAATCCGACTCAAATACTCCCCTCTGGTGGATAGTCCCTACAGGGATCTTGCTTACGGCTGGGGTTGTCGTTGGTGCGATTTGGTTGTTGAGGTCAGATCGAGGCTAGGTATGCTAGATCTGCTCCTAGTTGCTGCACTGGGTTTTCTGGGTAGTTTTGGACACTGCGTCGGCATGTGCGGCCCCTTAACTGTGGCATTTTCCCTATCGGGTCAACAGGAGTCAGAAGCATCGCGATCGCCACAACAAACAACCCATAATTGGCGGCACTATCTCTATTTCCATACCACGCTCAACCTCGGGCGCATTCTGAGCTATGCCCTGGCAGGCATGGGTATCGGGGGTCTAGGCTCCGTCCTGGTTGCAGGCGGACAACTAGCAGGGATTGATAGCTCGTTAAGGCAAGGGCTGGCTATCTTCACGGGAATTTTATTGATATGGCTGGGTATTGCCCAGATCGATCCCAAACTTCTGCCGCGAATTCCCTTACCCCATCCTATCCAAAACCTCAATCTCCATCAAAAGCTCAGTACTGCGATGGTTAAACTCTCACTAAGTTCCTCCTGGTGGACACCTGGTTTGCTGGGCATGGCGTGGGGTCTGATTCCCTGCGGCTTTCTCTACATTGCCCAGATCAAAGCAGCAGAAACGGGCGATATGCTCAAAGGTGCCATGACCATGCTGGCTTTCGGTTTGGGGACGATGCCCGCTATGGTGGGAGTGGGAGTGTCGGCCAGTTTGCTGAGCAAAGACAAACGCAGCCAGCTATTTCGCCTGGGCGGTTGGATTACCCTAGCGATCGGCATTCTCACGCTAACGCGCACGGCAAATCAAACTGACTACACAGGACACGCTTCTCTATTTCTACTCATGCTAGCCCTGGTTGCTCGCCCCTTAGCAAACCTGTGGTCCCATCCCCTCCGTTACCGTCGTGCCATTGGTGTAGGTGCTTTTGTCCTCGCGATCGCCCATACAATCCACATGCTAGAGCATACCTTTAACTGGAAACTGCAAGTCCTGGAGTTTATGCTACCTACACACCAGTGCGCGATCTGGTGCGGTCTAACTGCCCTCATACTCATCACCCCAGCGGCTATCACCAGTTCTGACTGGATGGTACAGAAACTTGGGAAACACTGGCGATCGCTGCATCTCTTAGCCGTCCCCGCACTTTTACTAGCTGCCATCCATACGATCGCGATCGGGTCGCACTATCTCGGCAGTCTTGAGTCCACGCACTCTGGCAAAATTACGTCCGCGATCTGCGGTGTCCTGGTTTTATTAGTAATGGCAGTGCGCTGGCGCTGGCTGTGGCGGTTAGTCGGCCTCGAAAAGTTCTATACGGCACCGTCGCGAAGTTCTGGCTAAACTAAACCACTACGCAGTGCGACTACAGCCGCCTGGACGCGATCGTCAACCGATAATTTATTCATAATGCCGCGTACGTGGGTTTTAATCGTGTTGGTACTGAGGAACAATTCCGCCGCAATTTCAGGGTTACTCTTACCATCTACCATTAGTCTCAGCACGTCCAACTCGCGCTCCGATAGCTCCCCAAAGCCCGTTGATGGCATGGGGGGCTTGAGATATTCAAAAATCTTTTTGCCCACCTGCGGGTCCAAATAGGTAGCACCTTCATAGGCGGCCTCGATCGCTGCCATTAACCGATTCATACTCGTGCCCTTAATGCAGTAAGCCTCCGCCCCACTCGACAGTGCTGCCACAATTTCCGTACTATCGGTATGTGAAGTTAACATGACTACATGCACGTTTGGTAGCTCCGCCTTTATCCTTTGCGTTGCCGCAATCCCATCCAGGCGGGGCAAGCCTATGTCCATGACGATGACATCGGGTTTGTGCGCGATCGCAGCACTGACAGCCGAGTAACCATCACCTACAACTTCTACAACCGTGGCTTGAGGATACTTAGAAAATGCTTGTTCTAACCCAAGTTGAATCAGAGGGTCGTCCTCAACAATCAAAATCTTTATTTGGGGAACGCTTGTGGGTAAGTTCATGATTAGCTTGAGTACGTAACATCCTCTAAATGCAAACTAGCACAGAACCGCAAACCAACGCAGAAAAAACTTAGAAATTTAGCGATCTATGGGAAATACACACAGCCGCAGCCATTCTCACCCCAATCACCTGCCACTGTGCCTCTTCTTAGTGGTACCGTTCCTGTTGCAGATGATTTTAGCAGTAGGTCTGACAAATTGGCTTTCCTGGCGTAATAGCCAACAGGCTGCCGTGCTTGGCCTCATATCCATAGGCATATCTATGTTCTTTAGCATAGTAACTTGCCGATTGATTAGTAAACCAATTCAAAAGTTAATCCAAGCTACAGAAGCGATTGCCAACGGCCAACTAGATCAATTTGTTCGAGTACCTCAAATTAAGGAATTAGGACTGCTATCCCATTCCTTTAATAGAATGGCAGCGCAGTTGCGCGAATCATTTCAGAATCTGGCGCAAACCAATGAAGAATTAGAGATGCGCGTAGAAGCAAGAACGCAGGAGTTACGCAAGTCAGAGAAAAAATTTGCCCAGATATTCTTATCCAGTCCCAATCCCACCAGCATCGTCAGGATGAAAGACCGTCAAGTCGTAGAGGTTAACGATAGTGCTCTCAGGTTCTTTGGGTACGTCGGCACCGAAGAAGCTGATAGTGGCTCCTTAAGATTAGATATTTGGGAAGACGAGCGCGAACGCAAAGAAGTATTCCAACTACTCAAAGAAACTGGCTCGGTACGCAATCGCGAATATACGTTCCACACCAAATCGGGGGAACCGAGAACTGTTTTATATTCCGGTGAAATTATCGAATTAAATGACGAGCCTTATCTCCTGGGCATTCTGAACGATATTAGCGATCGCAAACAACTGGAAATGGAGCTATGGCGATCGCAAAAATTTCTGGATAATATTATCGAAAATATTCCCCTCGCAGTTTATGTTAAAGATGCCAGCAACGATTTTCGCACTGAGATCTGGAACCAAGCCAGCGAAGACATGTTTGGCATCACCAAAAGAGCCATCTACTGGCGACGAGCAGAGGAGTTTTATTCGCCCAAACAAGCAAAGTTCTTTGTCGAGGGCGATTTGGAGGCAATCCAGAAAGGCAAGATCGTTGAAATTCCCGAAGCAGTACTGGACACCATGGAAAAGGGTCATTTAGTACTGAGGACGCTTAAGGTTCCTGTTTTCAATGAGAATGGGCAAGAAGCTTATCTCATTTGTATTTCCGAAGATATTAGCGATCGCAAGCAAGCTGAGATCGCGCTCCAAAAAGCTAAAGAAGCGGCTGAGGTAGCTAACCGTGCTAAGAGCGAATTTCTCGCAAACATGAGCCACGAGCTAAGGACTCCCTTGAATGGCATCCTTGGCTACGCTCAAATCCTCAAACGACATCCCAATCTATCAGATCGGCAGGAAGAAGGGCTAAACATTATTCAACAATGCGGCGAACACTTGCTAACGCTCATCAGCGATATTTTAGACATTTCCAAAATTGAAGCGCGGCGCATGGAGTTACACCCCCATACATTTAACCTCCGCAGTTTTCTCCATAGTATCGCTAACATTTTCGAGATCAGAGCCGAGCAAAAAGGTATCACCTTTGAGTACATAGTACCAGATCGATTGCCTACAGGCGTTAATGCCGACGAACAAAGACTGCGTCAGATCTTAATTAACCTCCTGGGTAACGCTATTAAGTTCACCGATCGCGGTCACGTACACTTTCAAGTCAGCGTCCTGAACTCTGTTAGCCCTGATGCAATCGAATTACGCTTTCAGGTTGATGATACAGGCAGCGGCATCAGTAGCGATCAACTCGAAGCTATCTTTCTCCCCTTTCAACAGGTAGGCGATAGTAGGCGGATGACAGAGGGTACGGGATTGGGTTTAGCGATCAGTAAAAAATTAGTAGAAATGATGAATAGCAAGCTTCTGGTCAGCAGCACTTTAGACCAAGGTAGCAGCTTCTGGTTCGATCTAGATTTACAGACAGACGACAAATTCACGGATTTCAACGGCGATCGCGAGAGAAAGATCGCGAGTTATAAGCGAAGCCCGGATCGAGGCGCGCTCCGAGTTCTGATCGCCGATGATAAGCGAGCGAACCGTTTAGTTTTAAGCAATCTGCTCAAACCCTTGGGGTTCGAGACGATGGAGGCGATCGACGGTGCAGAGTGCATCCAGAAAGCAATCGAGTTTAAACCAGACCTCGTCCTGCTAGATTTAGTCATGCCCGTGATGGACGGTTTTGAGGCCACCCGTCAACTGCGTCAGATCCCAGATTTCCAAGACACGGTCATTTTTGCTGTATCTGCCAGCGTATTTGGCTGCGATCAGGATGCCAGCCTTGATGTGGGCTGTAATGCCTTTATCCCCAAGCCGGTGAGCGAGGAAACTTTACTCGATCGCATCAAAACCCACTTGGGTTTAGAGTGGGAATACGCGCCGGAACAGAATGCAACGCCTTTAGCAGCAGATCGAGGATCGGACAAGCGCAACACTACGCAAACAATTTCACCATCTAGCGATCGCGTTAATGACATCCCAGATCCAGAAACCCTTAACAACTTACTACAGTTAGCCATGATGGGCGATGCGATCGGGATCGAAGAACGAGCGATTCAAATCGAGCAACAAGATGATAGATTCAGGGAGTTCGCAAGGCAACTCAAGCAATTATCCAAAGGATTTCAAATTAAGCAAATTCAAGCGCTCTTGAAAAGTTATTTGACAGAGAAAAACTAAATTTTTACAGGGAGATCGTAATGACTACAGCAATATATGCATCGCTTTCAGCCCTTCTGATCGTTTACCTATCCTTAAACGTCATCAAAGAACGCGGGCAAAACAAAATATTGTACGGCGATGGCGGCAACAAGGATTTACAAATTGCTAGAGCAGCCCATTCTAATGCCACTGAATACATTCCGATCGCTTTACTACTTCTATTTACCTTAGAGTACAATCGTGCCAACATTTGGGTTATCCATGCCTTAGGGATTGCGCTTATTTTAGGGCGATCTATTCATGCATACAGCCTTCTATCCAAAAATCTCCCAGGGCGAGTGTTGGGAATGCAAATTACAATTTTTACAATCGCTGGTTTAGCAATTCTAAATTTTTTCTACATCCCATACAATTTGTTCAAACTCTAACCTGAACTGAACTTACCCAACCATGTCCAACCTCGACAATAAATCCACTCCAGGTACCATTTTAGTTGTAGATGACAACCCTAATAACCTCAGCGTTCTGGTTAGTTTGCTCCGCGAGTTTGGTTACAAAACCCTTGTTGCGGAAGATGGGGAAAGCGCGATCGCGCAAATTCCCTATGCTAGACCTGATATCATTCTGCTTGATGTCATGATGCCTGGCATCGATGGTTTTGAAACGTGCGAGCGCTTGAAAGCAACCCCTGATACTGCTGAGATACCGATAATTTTTATGACCGC
It encodes:
- a CDS encoding IS630 family transposase, producing MDKPDGRHLSIETQNYLRQQAIRLREQGKRVCDISEYLGIHRNTITEWWWAYQDYGEAALFQQRRGREVGEGRSLSASEETTIEAMLRGHSPEEYQIESALWTRQAVQILIEQELGVEMPIRTVGEYLKRWGYSPQKPIERAYEQDPAAVKHWLQEEYPAIEQRAQAEGAEIEWGDESGLSSDEYGGRGYAPKGHPPEIRPSKRERTRLNFIASISNQGTIQFMLYTCTLTAPVFIEFLQRLIDKRSSKLFWIVDRHPVHRERPVQQWLEQHSQEIELFYLPSYAPQLNPVEYFNGDVKQGVHAKPLTRNLGQLKHRLLSQLQKLQRLPAHIRSYFKHPSIIYAAL
- a CDS encoding helix-turn-helix domain-containing protein — its product is MSRGNHEAMLSYKELQNKPRILQSLTGLSLPEFEQLLGSFEQAWQDYLNQHYKKRDSRVRRYGGGRKAELHETQDKLLFILFYFRQYPTQEVQGYLFGIGQAQAHEWIHRLTGVLNQALGKKGTTVKNNIISERIRGGKVKYLSQTVAGKKHDKKLADEEGYQFPTGSSLWQDTGFQGYAPEGVTIALAIK
- a CDS encoding IS256 family transposase, producing MLRGKQATNRTDELLDELVSECHSPEDILGESGLLKQLSQRLIERALTGELSHHLKSSTPKGEEAVEDEVVRRNSRNGYSQKTVQSQQGEMELSIPRDRNGEFDPVLVPKHQRRIAGLDEKILAMYARGLSTRDISAQLEELYGAKISAALISEVTDAVSDEVKAWQCRPLEPVYPIIYLDALYVNIKVSGRVSKRAVYVVLGITVEGNKELLGLWIGEVESEGAKFWLKVLTDLKNRGVKDILIACCDGLVGFPQAIEAVFPQTQVQLCIVHLIRNCLRHVPWKDAKAVVADLKPIYHAATLAEAEAALEAFAAKWDRLYPAISQIWLRHWQNIIPIFDYPMDIRKVIYTTNAIESLNRSLRKVIKTKAVFPDEESVFKLMFLAMHNIAKRWTRPLKDWKAALSYFAILFPGRLNY
- a CDS encoding ATP-binding protein codes for the protein MGNTHSRSHSHPNHLPLCLFLVVPFLLQMILAVGLTNWLSWRNSQQAAVLGLISIGISMFFSIVTCRLISKPIQKLIQATEAIANGQLDQFVRVPQIKELGLLSHSFNRMAAQLRESFQNLAQTNEELEMRVEARTQELRKSEKKFAQIFLSSPNPTSIVRMKDRQVVEVNDSALRFFGYVGTEEADSGSLRLDIWEDERERKEVFQLLKETGSVRNREYTFHTKSGEPRTVLYSGEIIELNDEPYLLGILNDISDRKQLEMELWRSQKFLDNIIENIPLAVYVKDASNDFRTEIWNQASEDMFGITKRAIYWRRAEEFYSPKQAKFFVEGDLEAIQKGKIVEIPEAVLDTMEKGHLVLRTLKVPVFNENGQEAYLICISEDISDRKQAEIALQKAKEAAEVANRAKSEFLANMSHELRTPLNGILGYAQILKRHPNLSDRQEEGLNIIQQCGEHLLTLISDILDISKIEARRMELHPHTFNLRSFLHSIANIFEIRAEQKGITFEYIVPDRLPTGVNADEQRLRQILINLLGNAIKFTDRGHVHFQVSVLNSVSPDAIELRFQVDDTGSGISSDQLEAIFLPFQQVGDSRRMTEGTGLGLAISKKLVEMMNSKLLVSSTLDQGSSFWFDLDLQTDDKFTDFNGDRERKIASYKRSPDRGALRVLIADDKRANRLVLSNLLKPLGFETMEAIDGAECIQKAIEFKPDLVLLDLVMPVMDGFEATRQLRQIPDFQDTVIFAVSASVFGCDQDASLDVGCNAFIPKPVSEETLLDRIKTHLGLEWEYAPEQNATPLAADRGSDKRNTTQTISPSSDRVNDIPDPETLNNLLQLAMMGDAIGIEERAIQIEQQDDRFREFARQLKQLSKGFQIKQIQALLKSYLTEKN
- a CDS encoding sulfite exporter TauE/SafE family protein; this translates as MLDLLLVAALGFLGSFGHCVGMCGPLTVAFSLSGQQESEASRSPQQTTHNWRHYLYFHTTLNLGRILSYALAGMGIGGLGSVLVAGGQLAGIDSSLRQGLAIFTGILLIWLGIAQIDPKLLPRIPLPHPIQNLNLHQKLSTAMVKLSLSSSWWTPGLLGMAWGLIPCGFLYIAQIKAAETGDMLKGAMTMLAFGLGTMPAMVGVGVSASLLSKDKRSQLFRLGGWITLAIGILTLTRTANQTDYTGHASLFLLMLALVARPLANLWSHPLRYRRAIGVGAFVLAIAHTIHMLEHTFNWKLQVLEFMLPTHQCAIWCGLTALILITPAAITSSDWMVQKLGKHWRSLHLLAVPALLLAAIHTIAIGSHYLGSLESTHSGKITSAICGVLVLLVMAVRWRWLWRLVGLEKFYTAPSRSSG
- a CDS encoding transposase family protein, yielding MQPKKKPRGGELTTAAKERNREISSQRIIVEHHLSGVKRARIVRDPFRNRKAQYVDIVMETACGLHNFRVTHRQVTAG
- a CDS encoding MAPEG family protein; amino-acid sequence: MTTAIYASLSALLIVYLSLNVIKERGQNKILYGDGGNKDLQIARAAHSNATEYIPIALLLLFTLEYNRANIWVIHALGIALILGRSIHAYSLLSKNLPGRVLGMQITIFTIAGLAILNFFYIPYNLFKL
- a CDS encoding response regulator; translated protein: MNLPTSVPQIKILIVEDDPLIQLGLEQAFSKYPQATVVEVVGDGYSAVSAAIAHKPDVIVMDIGLPRLDGIAATQRIKAELPNVHVVMLTSHTDSTEIVAALSSGAEAYCIKGTSMNRLMAAIEAAYEGATYLDPQVGKKIFEYLKPPMPSTGFGELSERELDVLRLMVDGKSNPEIAAELFLSTNTIKTHVRGIMNKLSVDDRVQAAVVALRSGLV